In Pseudomonas rhizosphaerae, one DNA window encodes the following:
- a CDS encoding CoA-acylating methylmalonate-semialdehyde dehydrogenase gives MNVSVQPNASKLDDVKLLIDGQWVASTTQEWRDIVNPATQQVLARVPFATTDEVDAAVAAAQRAFKTWRLTPLGARMRIMLKLQALIREHSKRIAQTLSAEQGKTIADAEGDIFRGLEVVEHACSIGSLQMGEFAENVAGGVDTYTLRQPIGVCAGITPFNFPAMIPLWMFPMAIVCGNTFVLKPSEQDPLSTVQLVELALEAGVPPGVLNVVHGGKEVVDALCTHTDIKAVSFVGSTAVGTHVYDLAGKHGKRVQSMMGAKNHAVVLPDANREQTLNALVGAAFGAAGQRCMATSVAVLVGKSREWIPDLKALAQKLKVNAGSEPGTDVGPVISRRALERVTGLIDSGVQEGAKLELDGRGVQVPGYEQGNFVGPTLFSGVTTDMQIYTQEIFGPVLITLEVDTLDDAIALVNANPFGNGVGLFTQSGAAARKFQSEIDVGQVGINIPIPVPVPSFSFTGSRGSKLGDLGPYGKQVVQFYTQTKTVTARWFDDDSVNDGVNTTINLK, from the coding sequence ATGAACGTGTCCGTTCAACCGAATGCCAGCAAGCTCGACGATGTGAAACTGCTGATCGATGGCCAATGGGTCGCATCGACCACTCAGGAATGGCGCGATATCGTAAACCCGGCCACCCAGCAAGTGCTGGCGCGTGTGCCCTTCGCCACGACCGATGAAGTCGATGCTGCGGTAGCCGCCGCGCAGCGGGCATTCAAGACCTGGCGACTGACGCCGCTGGGCGCACGCATGCGCATCATGCTCAAGTTGCAGGCATTGATTCGGGAACATTCCAAGCGTATCGCGCAGACCTTGAGCGCCGAGCAAGGCAAGACCATTGCCGACGCCGAAGGCGATATCTTCCGCGGTCTGGAAGTGGTCGAGCACGCCTGCTCGATCGGCAGCCTGCAGATGGGCGAGTTCGCCGAGAACGTCGCTGGCGGCGTCGACACCTACACCTTGCGTCAGCCCATCGGCGTCTGTGCCGGGATTACCCCGTTCAACTTCCCGGCGATGATTCCGCTGTGGATGTTCCCCATGGCCATCGTTTGCGGCAATACCTTCGTGCTCAAGCCGTCCGAGCAGGACCCGCTGTCCACGGTCCAGCTGGTAGAGCTGGCACTGGAGGCCGGCGTGCCGCCGGGGGTGCTGAACGTGGTGCACGGCGGCAAGGAAGTGGTGGATGCATTGTGCACCCACACCGATATCAAGGCGGTGTCGTTCGTCGGTTCGACCGCGGTCGGTACCCATGTGTATGACCTGGCGGGCAAGCACGGCAAACGCGTGCAGTCGATGATGGGCGCCAAGAACCACGCGGTGGTACTGCCGGACGCCAATCGCGAGCAAACCCTCAACGCTTTGGTCGGTGCTGCGTTCGGTGCAGCCGGGCAGCGCTGCATGGCGACTTCGGTGGCCGTACTGGTGGGCAAGTCGCGTGAGTGGATTCCGGATTTGAAGGCGTTGGCGCAGAAGCTCAAGGTCAACGCGGGCAGTGAGCCGGGCACTGACGTGGGGCCGGTGATTTCCCGTCGTGCGCTGGAGCGTGTCACCGGCTTGATCGACAGCGGTGTGCAAGAGGGCGCCAAGCTGGAACTCGATGGCCGCGGCGTGCAGGTGCCCGGTTACGAGCAAGGCAACTTCGTGGGTCCGACCTTGTTCAGCGGTGTCACCACGGACATGCAGATCTACACCCAGGAGATTTTCGGGCCGGTGCTGATCACGCTGGAAGTCGACACCCTCGATGACGCCATCGCCCTGGTCAACGCCAATCCGTTCGGTAACGGTGTGGGGCTTTTCACCCAGAGCGGTGCGGCGGCGCGCAAGTTCCAGAGCGAGATCGACGTGGGCCAGGTGGGTATCAATATCCCGATTCCCGTGCCGGTGCCTTCGTTCAGCTTCACCGGATCGCGCGGTTCCAAACTCGGCGACCTGGGGCCCTACGGCAAGCAGGTGGTGCAGTTCTATACCCAGACCAAGACGGTCACGGCGCGCTGGTTCGATGACGACAGCGTGAACGATGGCGTCAACACCACCATCAACCTGAAGTAG
- the recD gene encoding exodeoxyribonuclease V subunit alpha gives MTRSFADLLPTPLDAQSLARLQPRTHTADLLALLERWVERGWLRALDKAFVVFLADLDPQGDPLVLLAAALASHQLGHGHVCLDLAATLQAPDFALSLPPEGDLQGGVALLPSQLLEGLGVDAWLSSLANSPLVGDGDDTSGSSPLVLSSQRLYLRRYWAYERRIGDALRQRLEAHEPIPDDLAQRLTQLFGTADGTRIDWQKLACALAARGAFSIVTGGPGTGKTTTVVRLLALLQGPAVAQDKPLRIRLAAPTGKAAARLTESISLQVQSLEVDAAIKVRIPTEVTTVHRLLGSRPGTRHFRHDAANPLPLDVLVVDEASMIDLEMMANLLDALPPHARLVLLGDKDQLASVEAGAVLGDLCSQAEAGYYSPTTRAWLEQVSGEDLAHSGLLEGNERDHALAQQVVMLRHSRRFGEDSGIGQLATRVNLQDAEGARALLQEGRHADVHWLPLKGEHDAALLRLLLDGHGRNSDGPQGYRRYLEQIDAGRPPADTPLEDEAWATWARGLLNAFDEFQLLCAVRKGPWGVESLNARATQALTQARLIDGSQPWYEGRPVLMTRNDYGLGLMNGDIGIALMLPEGGERERMVLRVAFPRNDGQGGIRFVLPSRLNDVETVYAMTVHKSQGSEFAHTALILPDALNPVLTKELIYTGITRAKHWFTLVESRKGVFEEAVRRKVKRLSGLMLGWRS, from the coding sequence ATGACCCGCTCTTTTGCCGACCTGTTGCCGACTCCCCTGGATGCGCAGAGCCTTGCTCGGTTGCAGCCCCGGACTCACACCGCAGACCTGCTGGCGTTGCTCGAACGCTGGGTGGAGCGCGGTTGGCTGCGTGCGCTGGACAAGGCCTTCGTGGTGTTTTTGGCCGACCTCGACCCGCAGGGCGATCCCCTGGTGCTGCTGGCTGCCGCTCTGGCCAGTCACCAGTTGGGGCACGGACACGTCTGCCTGGACCTGGCGGCGACCTTGCAAGCGCCGGATTTTGCCTTGTCGCTGCCGCCTGAAGGCGATCTTCAGGGCGGTGTTGCATTGCTGCCGTCGCAGTTGCTGGAGGGCTTGGGTGTTGACGCCTGGTTGAGCAGCCTGGCGAACAGCCCATTGGTGGGCGACGGGGACGACACTTCAGGCAGCTCGCCCTTGGTGCTTTCGAGCCAACGCCTATACCTGCGTCGTTACTGGGCGTACGAGCGGCGTATCGGTGATGCGTTGCGCCAGCGTCTGGAGGCGCATGAGCCGATACCGGACGATCTTGCCCAGCGTTTGACGCAATTGTTCGGCACCGCCGATGGCACGCGGATCGATTGGCAGAAATTGGCCTGCGCCCTGGCGGCTCGCGGTGCCTTCAGTATCGTCACGGGCGGCCCTGGAACGGGCAAGACCACCACGGTGGTGCGCTTGCTGGCGCTGTTGCAGGGGCCTGCCGTTGCGCAGGACAAACCATTGCGTATTCGTCTAGCGGCACCCACCGGCAAGGCGGCGGCTCGGCTGACGGAATCGATCAGCCTGCAGGTCCAGAGCCTGGAAGTGGACGCGGCGATCAAGGTTCGCATTCCGACCGAGGTGACCACGGTGCACCGTCTGCTCGGCAGCCGTCCGGGCACGCGGCATTTTCGCCATGATGCGGCCAACCCTCTGCCCTTGGACGTGTTGGTGGTCGACGAGGCCTCGATGATCGACCTCGAAATGATGGCCAACCTGCTCGATGCGCTGCCGCCCCATGCGCGGCTGGTGCTGCTGGGGGACAAGGATCAGTTGGCGTCGGTCGAGGCGGGTGCGGTGCTGGGTGACCTGTGCAGTCAGGCCGAGGCTGGCTACTACAGCCCGACGACACGAGCCTGGCTGGAGCAGGTGAGCGGTGAGGATCTTGCACACAGCGGTCTGCTCGAAGGCAACGAGCGTGATCACGCCTTGGCACAACAGGTGGTGATGTTGCGCCACTCGCGTCGATTCGGCGAGGACAGTGGCATCGGCCAGCTGGCTACCCGGGTCAACTTGCAGGACGCCGAAGGTGCGCGTGCCTTGCTGCAGGAAGGTCGGCACGCTGATGTGCATTGGCTGCCACTCAAGGGTGAACACGATGCGGCGCTGTTGCGTCTGCTACTGGACGGACACGGTCGCAACAGCGACGGACCGCAGGGTTACCGACGTTATCTGGAACAGATCGATGCGGGCCGACCACCGGCCGATACGCCTTTGGAAGATGAAGCCTGGGCGACTTGGGCCCGTGGATTGCTGAATGCTTTCGACGAGTTTCAGCTGCTGTGCGCCGTGCGCAAAGGGCCTTGGGGGGTCGAAAGCCTGAACGCCCGCGCCACCCAGGCCTTGACTCAGGCGCGGTTGATCGACGGAAGCCAACCCTGGTACGAGGGCCGTCCGGTATTGATGACCCGCAACGACTATGGCCTGGGTTTGATGAACGGTGATATCGGCATCGCCCTTATGCTGCCCGAAGGTGGCGAGCGCGAGCGGATGGTCTTGCGCGTGGCCTTCCCGCGCAATGACGGGCAGGGCGGCATTCGCTTCGTGCTGCCCAGTCGGTTGAATGACGTGGAGACGGTGTACGCGATGACGGTGCACAAATCCCAGGGTTCCGAATTCGCGCACACGGCGCTGATCTTGCCAGACGCGTTGAATCCGGTGTTGACCAAGGAGTTGATCTACACCGGAATCACGCGTGCCAAACACTGGTTCACCCTGGTCGAAAGCCGCAAGGGTGTGTTCGAGGAAGCGGTGCGGCGCAAGGTGAAAAGGCTCAGTGGGTTGATGCTTGGGTGGAGGTCTTAA
- a CDS encoding methyl-accepting chemotaxis protein, which yields MTATVQEVARNAEQASVAATTADEEAREGDKVVGEAIAQIEKLAEEVRRSTEAMNALQKESDKIGSVMDVIKAVAEQTNLLALNAAIEAARAGEAGRGFAVVADEVRGLAQRTQKSTEEIEGLVAGLQMGTQQVASVMLSSRGLTDSSVELTRRAGTSLENITRTVSSIQAMNQQIAAAAEQQSSVAEEISRSIINVRDVSEQTASASEETAASSVELARLGNQLQMMVSHFRV from the coding sequence ATGACCGCGACCGTTCAGGAAGTGGCGCGCAACGCCGAGCAGGCCTCGGTCGCCGCCACCACGGCCGACGAGGAAGCGCGCGAAGGCGACAAGGTCGTGGGCGAAGCGATTGCGCAGATCGAGAAGCTGGCTGAAGAAGTTCGCCGCTCCACCGAAGCGATGAACGCGCTGCAGAAGGAAAGCGACAAGATCGGCAGCGTCATGGACGTGATCAAGGCCGTGGCCGAACAGACCAACCTGCTGGCGCTCAACGCGGCCATCGAGGCGGCCCGCGCAGGCGAAGCCGGACGTGGCTTTGCCGTGGTGGCCGATGAAGTTCGCGGACTGGCGCAGCGCACGCAGAAATCCACCGAGGAAATCGAAGGGCTGGTGGCCGGTTTGCAGATGGGCACGCAACAGGTCGCCAGCGTGATGCTCAGCAGCCGCGGCTTGACCGACAGCAGCGTCGAGCTGACGCGCCGCGCGGGCACGTCGCTGGAAAACATCACCCGTACGGTGTCCAGCATCCAGGCCATGAACCAGCAGATCGCCGCAGCCGCCGAACAGCAGAGCTCGGTTGCCGAAGAAATCAGCCGCAGCATCATCAACGTGCGCGACGTGTCGGAACAGACCGCCTCGGCCAGCGAAGAAACCGCTGCCTCAAGCGTCGAACTAGCCCGCCTGGGCAATCAGTTGCAGATGATGGTCAGCCATTTCCGCGTTTGA
- a CDS encoding aldose 1-epimerase family protein codes for MKLLPLACAVSAFTLSSHALAWDFVLLDTDKPAQNQRITSEQLGVKVDKPFSITMRTLHGGRQEGVSLIDIDNGTMKLTLVPTRGMNVLHAQVGDARMGWDSPVKEVVNPAFIELNGRGGLGWLEGFNELVTRCGYEWVGHPGMDNGELLTLHGRAANIPASKVTVHIDEAPPYAIHVRGELKEQAFKKVDFSVQTELVTEPGAARFVLNDTLTNNGDYPKEYQALYHSNFSTPFLEEGAQFAAAVKQVSPFNDKAKGDLGDWQAYRAPTKDYDETVYNVVPYGDAKGDTLTVLHNKAGSLGVAVGFNVQQLPVFSLWKNTDTQGQGYVTGLEPGTSFSYNRRYQRPLNLVPTIEPKQQKQFSISYSLLADKPAVDKALKTIDTIRDGRQTEVRQTPLVDLTKE; via the coding sequence ATGAAACTGCTTCCCCTCGCCTGTGCCGTTTCCGCCTTCACCCTCAGCAGCCACGCCCTGGCGTGGGACTTCGTGCTGCTGGACACCGACAAGCCCGCGCAGAACCAGCGCATTACCAGCGAGCAGTTGGGCGTCAAGGTCGACAAGCCGTTCTCCATCACCATGCGAACCCTGCATGGCGGCCGTCAGGAAGGTGTGAGCCTGATCGATATTGATAACGGCACCATGAAGCTGACGCTGGTGCCTACGCGTGGCATGAACGTGCTGCACGCCCAGGTCGGCGATGCGCGCATGGGCTGGGATTCGCCAGTGAAAGAGGTGGTCAATCCGGCCTTCATCGAGCTCAACGGCCGCGGTGGTCTCGGCTGGCTTGAGGGGTTCAACGAGCTGGTCACCCGCTGCGGCTACGAATGGGTCGGTCACCCCGGCATGGACAACGGCGAGTTGCTGACCTTGCATGGTCGTGCTGCGAACATTCCGGCCAGCAAGGTCACGGTGCACATCGACGAGGCGCCGCCCTATGCGATTCACGTGCGTGGCGAGCTGAAGGAGCAGGCCTTCAAGAAGGTCGACTTCAGCGTACAGACCGAGCTGGTGACCGAACCCGGCGCGGCGCGCTTCGTGCTCAACGACACCCTGACCAACAACGGCGACTACCCCAAGGAATACCAGGCGCTGTATCACAGCAACTTCAGCACGCCGTTCCTGGAGGAAGGCGCGCAGTTCGCCGCAGCGGTCAAACAGGTCTCACCGTTCAACGACAAGGCCAAGGGCGATCTGGGCGATTGGCAGGCCTATCGCGCGCCGACCAAGGACTACGACGAGACCGTCTACAACGTGGTGCCCTATGGCGACGCCAAGGGCGACACCCTGACCGTGCTGCACAACAAGGCCGGTAGCTTGGGCGTGGCGGTGGGGTTCAATGTCCAGCAGCTGCCGGTGTTTTCGTTGTGGAAGAACACCGATACGCAAGGTCAGGGGTATGTGACGGGGCTGGAGCCGGGCACCAGTTTTTCCTATAACCGCCGTTACCAGCGGCCCTTGAATCTGGTGCCGACCATCGAGCCCAAACAGCAGAAGCAGTTCAGCATCAGCTACAGCTTGCTGGCGGACAAACCTGCCGTGGACAAGGCGCTGAAGACCATCGACACGATTCGCGATGGTCGTCAGACCGAGGTGCGGCAGACGCCCCTGGTGGACCTGACCAAGGAGTAA
- the mmsB gene encoding 3-hydroxyisobutyrate dehydrogenase — protein MNIAFIGLGNMGAPMARNLLKAGHTLHLFDLNQAVLAELAQLGGHISASPKDAAAQGELVITMLPAAAHVRSVYLGEEGVLAGIRSGTPAVDCSTIDPQTARDIAAAAAKQGVDLADAPVSGGTGGAQAGTLTFMVGASAELFGQLQPVLAQMGRNIVHCGEVGTGQIAKICNNLLLGISMVGVSEAMALGNALGIDTQVLAGIINSSTGRCWSSDTYNPWPGVVETAPASRGYSGGFGADLMLKDLGLATEAAKQARQPVILGAVAQQLYQAMSLRGEGGLDFSAIVKAYQRPME, from the coding sequence ATGAACATTGCTTTCATTGGCCTGGGCAACATGGGCGCACCCATGGCGCGCAACCTGCTCAAGGCCGGCCATACGTTGCACCTGTTCGATCTCAACCAGGCTGTGCTTGCCGAACTGGCGCAGCTGGGCGGGCATATCAGCGCATCGCCCAAGGATGCCGCTGCGCAGGGCGAGTTGGTGATTACCATGCTGCCGGCAGCGGCGCATGTGCGCAGCGTCTATCTAGGCGAGGAAGGCGTGCTGGCGGGGATTCGCTCAGGTACGCCGGCCGTGGATTGCAGCACCATCGATCCGCAAACTGCGCGCGACATCGCCGCGGCAGCGGCCAAGCAGGGTGTCGACCTGGCCGATGCGCCGGTATCCGGTGGCACTGGCGGCGCCCAGGCGGGCACCCTGACGTTCATGGTCGGCGCATCGGCCGAACTGTTCGGCCAGTTGCAGCCAGTGCTGGCGCAGATGGGGCGCAACATCGTTCACTGTGGCGAGGTCGGCACCGGGCAGATCGCCAAGATCTGCAACAACCTGCTGCTGGGGATTTCCATGGTCGGGGTGTCGGAGGCGATGGCCCTGGGCAATGCGCTGGGCATCGATACGCAAGTGCTGGCCGGAATCATCAACAGTTCTACCGGGCGCTGCTGGAGTTCGGACACCTACAACCCCTGGCCGGGGGTGGTGGAAACCGCACCGGCTTCACGGGGCTACAGCGGCGGGTTCGGCGCTGACTTGATGCTCAAGGATCTGGGGCTGGCGACCGAGGCGGCGAAGCAGGCCCGCCAGCCGGTGATCCTGGGGGCGGTGGCGCAGCAGTTGTATCAGGCGATGAGTCTGCGCGGGGAGGGCGGGCTGGATTTCTCGGCGATCGTCAAGGCGTACCAGCGTCCCATGGAGTAA
- a CDS encoding LysR family transcriptional regulator produces MKSRSDELQVFVAVIQSGSISAAAEQFGQTPSAVSRTLSKLEAKLDTTLINRTTRRMDLTEEGRFFFEQAKDILARMDELEERLSLRHQTPAGRLRINAASPFMLHAIVPYVAEFRERYPDILLELNSDDLIIDLIEHSTDVAIRIGVLADSTLHARSLGCSPLNILASPAYLERYGVPETVEALSEHVLLGFTQTDTLNHWPLRHAEGDRLQIRPRMAASSGETLRQLALEGQGIVCLSHFMTHEDIRQGRLQVVLAEANSGYRQPIHAVYYRNSQLALRIQCFLDFIQDKLAAYAC; encoded by the coding sequence TTGAAATCCCGATCCGATGAGCTGCAAGTCTTCGTCGCCGTCATTCAGAGCGGCTCCATTTCCGCGGCCGCCGAGCAGTTCGGCCAGACGCCATCGGCGGTCAGCCGCACGCTGTCCAAGCTTGAAGCCAAGCTGGACACCACCCTGATCAACCGCACCACGCGGCGCATGGACCTGACCGAGGAAGGGCGGTTTTTCTTCGAGCAGGCCAAGGACATCCTGGCGCGGATGGACGAGCTGGAAGAGCGCTTGTCGCTGCGTCACCAGACGCCGGCCGGGCGTTTGCGCATCAATGCCGCGTCACCGTTCATGCTGCACGCGATCGTGCCGTACGTGGCGGAGTTCCGCGAGCGCTACCCGGACATTCTGCTGGAGCTCAACAGCGACGACCTGATCATCGACCTGATCGAGCACAGCACCGATGTCGCCATCCGCATCGGTGTATTGGCCGACTCTACCCTGCACGCACGCTCCCTGGGTTGCAGCCCGTTGAATATTCTGGCCAGCCCTGCCTATCTCGAACGCTACGGCGTTCCCGAAACCGTCGAGGCCTTGAGCGAGCATGTGCTGCTGGGCTTCACCCAGACCGACACCCTCAACCACTGGCCGTTGCGCCATGCCGAGGGCGATCGATTGCAGATTCGGCCACGCATGGCGGCGTCCAGTGGCGAAACCTTGCGGCAACTGGCGCTGGAGGGACAGGGGATCGTCTGCCTGTCGCATTTCATGACCCACGAAGACATTCGCCAGGGCCGCTTGCAGGTGGTGCTGGCCGAGGCCAACAGCGGTTATCGACAGCCGATCCATGCGGTGTACTACCGCAACTCTCAGTTGGCGTTGCGGATTCAGTGCTTTCTGGACTTCATTCAGGACAAGCTGGCGGCCTACGCCTGCTGA
- a CDS encoding LysR family transcriptional regulator, whose translation MQKDLSSLNWDDLKFFLEVARTRKASIAAKRLGVDYTTVSRRIGSLENALGTLLFEKSRTTGFVLTAEGQRLLASAESMESTLHMACEQVSGSGVALSGHIRMGCTEGFGSFFITPQLSHFVDTYPAISVDILPLPHFISLSKREADIVIALERPEHGPYVCCKLCDYRLKLYATRTYLDRHPPIDSSAQLSGHRFISYVDDLAFSSELLYLSKLLPNVNAGLRSTSVIAQYTAALQGHGLVILPCFLAAQDERLVEVLPQEVDITRQFWMYCREDLRKLKRITLLWDYIRNVTDRNAPLLMGTPAPL comes from the coding sequence ATGCAAAAAGACCTTAGCAGCCTGAACTGGGACGACCTCAAGTTCTTCCTCGAAGTGGCCCGCACCCGCAAGGCCAGCATTGCAGCCAAGCGCCTGGGCGTGGACTACACCACCGTCTCGCGACGCATCGGCTCGCTGGAAAACGCGCTGGGTACCCTGCTGTTCGAAAAATCACGGACCACCGGCTTCGTCCTCACCGCCGAAGGGCAGCGCCTGCTCGCGTCGGCCGAATCCATGGAAAGCACCCTGCACATGGCCTGCGAGCAGGTGTCCGGCTCCGGCGTGGCACTGTCCGGGCATATCCGCATGGGCTGCACCGAAGGCTTCGGCAGCTTCTTCATCACCCCGCAACTGAGCCACTTCGTCGACACCTACCCGGCGATCTCGGTCGACATCCTGCCGCTGCCACACTTCATCAGCCTCTCCAAGCGCGAAGCCGATATCGTCATCGCGCTCGAACGCCCCGAACACGGCCCCTACGTCTGCTGCAAGCTCTGCGATTACCGACTGAAACTGTATGCCACACGCACCTACTTGGATCGCCACCCGCCCATCGACAGCAGCGCCCAACTCAGCGGCCACCGCTTCATCAGCTACGTCGACGACCTGGCATTCAGCTCCGAGCTGCTCTACCTGAGCAAACTGCTGCCCAACGTCAACGCCGGCCTGCGCAGCACCAGCGTGATCGCCCAGTACACCGCGGCGCTCCAGGGGCATGGCCTGGTCATCCTGCCCTGCTTCCTGGCCGCCCAGGACGAACGCCTGGTCGAAGTTCTGCCCCAGGAGGTCGACATCACCCGGCAGTTCTGGATGTACTGCCGCGAGGACCTGCGCAAGCTAAAACGGATTACGCTGTTGTGGGATTACATCCGCAACGTCACCGACCGCAACGCACCGCTATTGATGGGCACCCCCGCCCCCCTGTAG
- a CDS encoding NAD(P)H-dependent oxidoreductase, translating into MKKILLLNGGKQFAHSDGRYNQTLHDAAVAYLDRAGFDVKQTFIDGGYDIAEEVQKYLWADVVIYQMPGWWMGAPWTVKKYIDEVFTEGHGSLYANDGRTRSDASQKYGSGGLLKGKQYMISATWNAPQQAFEDPSDFFEGKGVDAVYFPFHKANEFLDMTALPTFLSVDVMKMPNIDNDVARYEAHLAKVLG; encoded by the coding sequence ATGAAAAAGATTCTCCTGCTCAACGGCGGCAAGCAGTTCGCCCATTCCGACGGTCGCTACAACCAGACGTTGCACGACGCAGCCGTCGCCTACCTGGACCGCGCCGGCTTCGATGTGAAGCAGACCTTCATCGACGGCGGCTACGACATCGCCGAAGAAGTGCAGAAATACCTGTGGGCCGACGTGGTCATCTACCAGATGCCAGGCTGGTGGATGGGCGCGCCGTGGACCGTGAAAAAATACATCGACGAAGTGTTCACCGAAGGCCATGGCAGCCTGTATGCCAATGACGGCCGGACCCGTTCCGATGCGTCGCAGAAGTACGGCAGCGGCGGCTTGCTCAAGGGCAAGCAGTACATGATCTCGGCCACTTGGAATGCGCCGCAGCAGGCCTTCGAAGACCCGTCCGACTTCTTCGAAGGCAAGGGTGTGGATGCGGTGTATTTCCCGTTCCACAAGGCCAACGAGTTCCTCGACATGACGGCCTTGCCGACCTTTCTCAGCGTCGATGTGATGAAGATGCCCAACATCGACAACGATGTGGCGCGGTATGAGGCGCACCTGGCCAAGGTGCTGGGCTGA